A DNA window from Kitasatospora atroaurantiaca contains the following coding sequences:
- a CDS encoding DNA-3-methyladenine glycosylase I, whose amino-acid sequence MTTPFLGPDGAPRCAWSGTAPEFLAYHDTEWGFPVGDDQRLFEKLSLEGFQSGLSWRTILAKRENFRSAFAAFEIPAVARFDQYDVERLLGDAGIVRHRGKIEAVINNARRAEELVEREGSLAAFVWRFEPDAADLAEPQTMSTSPASVALSKDLKKRGWKFVGPTTVFAFMQAMGLINDHARDCTIRPEAQRIRPPRMSNPRAGCRAGARR is encoded by the coding sequence GTGACGACACCATTCCTCGGACCTGACGGCGCGCCGCGCTGCGCGTGGAGCGGAACGGCCCCGGAGTTCCTCGCCTACCACGACACCGAATGGGGCTTCCCCGTCGGTGACGACCAGCGCCTGTTCGAGAAGCTGAGCCTGGAGGGCTTCCAGTCCGGGCTGAGCTGGCGCACGATCCTGGCCAAGCGCGAGAACTTCCGCTCGGCCTTCGCGGCCTTCGAGATCCCTGCCGTCGCCCGATTCGACCAGTACGACGTCGAGCGTCTCCTGGGTGACGCGGGCATCGTCCGGCATCGCGGCAAGATCGAGGCGGTGATCAACAACGCCCGCCGGGCCGAGGAACTGGTCGAACGGGAGGGGTCTTTGGCGGCGTTCGTCTGGCGCTTCGAACCCGACGCAGCCGACCTGGCCGAGCCGCAGACCATGTCGACTTCCCCGGCCTCGGTTGCCCTGTCGAAGGACCTGAAGAAGCGCGGCTGGAAGTTCGTCGGGCCGACCACGGTGTTCGCGTTCATGCAGGCCATGGGATTGATCAACGACCACGCTCGGGACTGCACGATCCGGCCCGAGGCCCAGCGGATTCGACCGCCCAGGATGAGTAACCCCCGGGCTGGGTGTCGGGCCGGAGCACGGCGGTAG
- a CDS encoding MFS transporter, producing MTAPAPAEAPTGEIRLGLRVNLAQFSLLVAVNALVGGMLGQERTVLPLLADQTFHLSAYTAALTYIVAFGATKAVTNFFAGTLSDRYGRKPVLVAGWIVALPVPLLLIWAPSWGWVVFANVLLGVNQGLTWSTTVIMKIDLVGPARRGLAMGFNEAAGYGALAATAMATGAIAAHWGLRPEPFFLGIAYAALGLSLSALAVRETRDHARAEAALHPVPANPDHHGELTTGQIARTTSLTDKALSSASWAGMVNNLNDALAWGIFPLLFAAHGLSIGRIGLLAALYPAVWGIGQILTGWWSDRIGRKHLITAGMLLQGVAIALVAAGTAFPVWATAQVLLGAGTAMVYPTLLAVIGDVAHPAWRARAVGVYRLWRDGGFAVGALLAGTLADAYGLTTAIWTVAVLTAAAGVVVAVRMYETHPRT from the coding sequence GTGACCGCCCCCGCTCCCGCAGAAGCCCCCACCGGCGAGATTCGGCTCGGACTGCGCGTCAACCTCGCCCAGTTCTCCCTGCTGGTGGCGGTCAACGCACTGGTAGGCGGAATGCTCGGCCAGGAACGCACCGTCCTGCCGCTGCTGGCCGACCAGACCTTCCACCTGTCCGCCTACACCGCCGCGCTCACCTACATCGTGGCGTTCGGCGCGACCAAGGCCGTCACCAACTTCTTCGCCGGCACCCTCTCCGACCGGTACGGCAGAAAGCCCGTCCTGGTCGCCGGCTGGATCGTCGCGCTGCCGGTGCCGCTGCTGCTGATCTGGGCTCCGTCCTGGGGCTGGGTCGTGTTCGCCAACGTGCTGCTCGGCGTCAACCAGGGCCTGACCTGGTCGACCACCGTCATCATGAAGATCGACCTCGTCGGCCCGGCCCGCCGCGGCCTGGCGATGGGCTTCAACGAGGCCGCCGGCTACGGGGCACTCGCCGCCACCGCGATGGCCACCGGCGCCATCGCCGCCCACTGGGGACTTCGACCCGAACCGTTCTTCCTCGGCATCGCCTACGCCGCCCTCGGCCTCAGCCTCTCCGCCCTCGCCGTCCGCGAGACCCGCGACCACGCCCGCGCCGAGGCCGCCCTCCACCCGGTACCGGCCAACCCGGACCACCACGGCGAGCTGACCACCGGACAGATCGCCCGCACCACCAGCCTCACCGACAAGGCCCTGTCCTCCGCCAGCTGGGCCGGGATGGTCAACAACCTCAACGACGCCCTCGCCTGGGGCATCTTCCCCCTCCTGTTCGCCGCGCACGGGCTCAGCATCGGCCGGATCGGCCTGCTCGCCGCCCTCTACCCCGCCGTCTGGGGCATCGGGCAAATCCTCACCGGCTGGTGGTCCGACCGCATCGGCCGCAAACACCTCATCACCGCCGGCATGCTCCTGCAGGGCGTCGCCATCGCCCTGGTGGCCGCCGGCACCGCCTTCCCCGTCTGGGCCACCGCGCAGGTCCTGCTCGGCGCGGGCACCGCGATGGTCTACCCGACCCTGCTCGCCGTCATCGGAGACGTCGCACACCCCGCCTGGCGCGCCCGCGCCGTCGGCGTCTACCGGCTGTGGCGCGACGGCGGCTTCGCCGTCGGCGCCCTCCTCGCCGGAACCCTCGCCGACGCCTACGGCCTCACCACCGCCATCTGGACCGTCGCCGTGCTCACCGCCGCCGCCGGCGTGGTGGTCGCGGTGCGGATGTACGAAACCCATCCCCGCACCTGA
- a CDS encoding CBS domain-containing protein, which yields MRARDLAEPYPTVALDDQALDAARLLAVHRLPGVLVVDGPGTPRALLPASQLVRLLVPGYIMEDPTLAAVIDEAHADRLCEALTGLRVRDCLPTDAPAPSVADADDTAVEIATLMARTRSPLVAVVERAPNGPRNPAPGRLLGVITASHLLHRLLGNP from the coding sequence ATGCGCGCACGTGACCTCGCCGAGCCCTACCCCACGGTCGCCCTGGATGACCAGGCCCTGGACGCCGCCCGTCTTCTCGCCGTGCACCGCCTGCCCGGGGTCCTGGTCGTGGACGGCCCCGGCACCCCGCGCGCCCTGCTGCCCGCCTCACAACTGGTGCGGCTGCTCGTGCCCGGCTACATCATGGAGGACCCCACCCTTGCCGCGGTGATCGACGAGGCCCACGCCGACCGGCTGTGCGAGGCCCTCACCGGCCTGCGGGTGCGCGACTGCCTGCCCACCGACGCACCCGCGCCATCGGTCGCCGACGCCGACGACACCGCGGTGGAGATCGCCACGCTGATGGCCCGCACCCGCAGCCCCCTGGTCGCCGTCGTGGAACGCGCACCCAACGGCCCACGCAACCCGGCACCCGGACGGCTGCTCGGCGTGATCACCGCCTCCCACCTGCTCCACCGTCTCCTGGGAAACCCGTGA
- a CDS encoding DM13 domain-containing protein, whose amino-acid sequence MPNTRRRRPLLGIATVAVLLAAAVGLYLFQPWKAFTNTTVDEALPAVTATTAPTSTAAAAPPSASPDATRSTSGPADLARGTFRSGEHATTGTARLVRLPDGSTVLRLEDLDTSDGPDVHVYLSTAPATESKSDHLGAKPLELDRLKGNHGNQNYAVPAGTDLTAYRSAVIWCKRFSVGFGAADLTPVPS is encoded by the coding sequence ATGCCGAACACCCGCCGTCGCCGCCCCTTGCTCGGCATCGCCACGGTCGCCGTACTCCTCGCCGCCGCTGTGGGCCTCTACCTCTTCCAGCCCTGGAAGGCCTTCACCAACACCACCGTCGACGAGGCCCTCCCCGCGGTCACGGCCACCACCGCGCCCACGAGCACCGCCGCCGCGGCACCTCCGAGCGCCTCCCCCGACGCCACCAGATCCACGAGCGGCCCCGCCGACCTCGCCCGCGGCACCTTCCGGTCCGGCGAACACGCCACGACCGGAACAGCGCGCCTCGTCCGCCTCCCCGACGGAAGCACCGTCCTGCGACTCGAGGACCTCGACACCTCCGACGGCCCTGACGTACACGTCTACCTGTCCACCGCCCCCGCAACCGAGTCCAAGTCGGACCACCTCGGCGCCAAGCCCCTCGAACTCGACCGCCTCAAGGGCAACCACGGCAACCAGAACTACGCCGTCCCCGCCGGCACCGACCTCACCGCCTACCGAAGCGCCGTCATCTGGTGCAAGCGCTTCTCCGTCGGCTTCGGAGCCGCCGACCTCACGCCCGTACCGAGCTGA
- a CDS encoding sodium:calcium antiporter, with amino-acid sequence MAVAVVLVLAGLVVLAWCADQLVLGAVRIGERLGLSPAFVGVVVVGIGTSLPELAVSALAAGRGETGLAVGNLVGSNILNVTLVLGLVGIVAPVVAEPRVVRTLGPLSVGAVGLFAVLVGGGLGRSEGTVLATLLVLALLAQLRTARLGSPSVMAVPVAIGQVSLVREVLRTAVGLVGTLGGAQLLVGNATVIADRMGMSQAVIGFTLVALGTSLPELVTSLQAHRRGASELLVGNLLGSNLVNSLAGGATIALATPTTAAGRVPGVGGSVLTAMALTGVLAWMLLAGGRLSRGGALVLLAVCAVVLPLLTG; translated from the coding sequence GTGGCGGTTGCGGTGGTGCTCGTGCTGGCGGGCCTGGTGGTGCTGGCGTGGTGCGCGGACCAGTTGGTGCTGGGGGCAGTGCGGATCGGCGAGCGGCTGGGTCTGTCGCCGGCGTTCGTCGGGGTGGTGGTCGTCGGCATCGGCACGAGTCTGCCGGAGCTGGCGGTCTCGGCTCTCGCGGCCGGTCGGGGTGAGACGGGCCTTGCAGTCGGCAACCTGGTGGGTTCGAACATCTTGAACGTGACCCTCGTCCTGGGCCTGGTCGGCATCGTCGCTCCGGTGGTCGCCGAGCCGCGCGTGGTGCGGACACTCGGGCCGCTGTCGGTCGGTGCGGTGGGGCTCTTCGCGGTCCTGGTCGGCGGCGGGCTGGGCCGCTCCGAGGGCACGGTGCTGGCGACACTGCTGGTCCTGGCGCTGCTGGCCCAGCTGCGGACCGCCCGGCTCGGCAGCCCCAGCGTCATGGCGGTGCCCGTGGCCATCGGACAGGTGTCCCTGGTGAGGGAGGTGCTGCGGACTGCTGTCGGTCTGGTGGGCACGCTGGGCGGTGCGCAGTTGCTGGTCGGGAACGCGACGGTGATCGCCGACCGGATGGGGATGTCGCAGGCGGTCATCGGGTTCACGCTGGTGGCCCTCGGCACGTCCCTGCCGGAGCTGGTGACCTCGCTGCAGGCGCACCGGCGCGGCGCGTCGGAGCTGCTGGTGGGCAACCTGCTGGGCAGCAACCTGGTCAACAGCCTCGCGGGCGGCGCGACCATCGCCCTCGCCACGCCGACCACTGCGGCGGGAAGGGTGCCCGGAGTCGGGGGTTCGGTGCTGACCGCGATGGCGCTGACCGGTGTGCTCGCGTGGATGCTGCTGGCCGGCGGGCGGCTCAGCCGCGGCGGGGCGCTGGTGCTGCTGGCGGTGTGCGCGGTGGTGCTGCCGCTGCTGACCGGCTGA
- a CDS encoding TetR/AcrR family transcriptional regulator codes for MAAVATREQIVAAADRLFYHHGYEHTSFADIAGAVGLSRGNFYYHFKSKDAILDAVIDARLADTRRMLEQWEAEASTPAGRIMRYIEIVLTNRADIQDYGCPVGTLTTELAKLEHAMLGQAGRLFAVFRTWLREQFALIGPAEQADELAMHVLAFSQGVAVMANAFRDEAFIQREVDRMRDWLHTYEK; via the coding sequence GTGGCTGCTGTGGCTACCCGCGAACAGATCGTGGCGGCGGCCGACCGGCTCTTCTACCACCACGGCTACGAGCACACCTCGTTCGCGGACATCGCCGGAGCCGTCGGGCTGTCGCGGGGCAACTTCTACTACCACTTCAAGTCCAAGGACGCGATCCTCGACGCGGTGATCGACGCCCGCCTCGCCGACACCCGGCGGATGCTCGAGCAGTGGGAGGCCGAAGCATCCACCCCGGCCGGCCGGATCATGCGGTACATCGAGATCGTGCTGACGAACCGTGCCGACATCCAGGACTACGGCTGCCCCGTGGGCACCTTGACCACGGAGCTGGCCAAGCTGGAGCACGCCATGCTCGGCCAAGCCGGCCGCCTGTTCGCCGTGTTCCGCACCTGGCTCCGCGAGCAGTTCGCGCTGATCGGGCCGGCGGAGCAGGCCGACGAGCTGGCGATGCACGTGCTCGCCTTCAGCCAGGGCGTCGCCGTCATGGCCAACGCCTTCCGCGATGAGGCGTTCATCCAGCGGGAAGTCGACCGGATGCGCGACTGGCTGCACACCTACGAGAAATGA
- a CDS encoding carboxymuconolactone decarboxylase family protein, with the protein MAQFPLHDETTAPEAARPHLASAKRRMGFITTLNAVMAESPELLAGYNALAEQFGKSSLPTPAKHVVWITASVENDCAYCVAAHSTMALRSGLPQETVDALREAKPLPDTALEAARRLTRSMVTNRGWVSDEEVDAFLAAGYTERHVLDIVLGVGMKTLSNYTNHVAHTPLDPAWESQEWTKA; encoded by the coding sequence ATGGCCCAGTTCCCGCTCCACGACGAGACCACCGCACCCGAAGCCGCCCGCCCCCATCTCGCCTCGGCGAAGCGCCGGATGGGCTTCATCACCACGCTCAACGCCGTGATGGCCGAGTCCCCCGAACTGCTCGCCGGGTACAACGCCCTCGCCGAGCAGTTCGGCAAGTCCTCGCTCCCCACCCCGGCCAAGCACGTCGTGTGGATCACCGCCAGCGTCGAGAACGACTGCGCGTACTGCGTGGCCGCACACTCCACCATGGCCCTGCGCTCGGGCCTTCCGCAGGAGACGGTGGACGCGCTCCGCGAGGCCAAGCCGCTGCCCGACACCGCCCTGGAAGCCGCCCGCCGCCTCACCCGGTCGATGGTCACCAACCGCGGCTGGGTGTCCGACGAAGAGGTCGACGCCTTCCTGGCCGCCGGCTACACCGAGCGCCACGTCCTCGACATCGTGCTCGGCGTCGGCATGAAGACGCTGTCCAACTACACCAACCACGTCGCCCACACCCCGCTCGACCCCGCCTGGGAATCCCAGGAGTGGACCAAGGCCTGA
- a CDS encoding cation:proton antiporter, whose product MVLVACFGAALLVAVLLSGLAARSVLSASLLFLVSGALVSDGFLGLIHITPDSPIVAATADLALFTVLFTDGMHVSFPSLRAAWRNPARALGLGMPLAFVGMALVTHFLVGLDWTTSFLVGAVLAPTDPVFASAIVGRKEVPARLRQLLNVESGLNDGLALPVVLVLIAAAGPTSPGAESSLGAIGLELAGGLALGVVLPILVNLLVRVPVLGAEAKLQPLLPLATGVILYAVCHLTGANPYLAAFSAGAVLASVSPESKHAFEPLGEALAELSKFAALLVFGALLTPQLFGDLSIGGYVAVGLAILLIRPASLLISLIRSRIDRREQLVAAWFGPKGFASVVYGLLVLQAGIPQGRQAYTLIAVCIAVSIAVHSSSDVPVARLFDVEEPAPSAGADDGAGAAAADSSRSAPTGAIPAQATASSLSKEHPDART is encoded by the coding sequence GTGGTACTCGTCGCGTGCTTCGGGGCCGCACTGCTCGTCGCGGTCCTGCTGTCGGGCCTGGCGGCCCGCTCCGTGCTCTCCGCCTCACTGCTCTTCCTGGTCTCGGGCGCGCTGGTGAGCGACGGATTCCTCGGCCTGATCCACATCACCCCGGACAGCCCGATCGTGGCGGCGACCGCGGACCTGGCCCTGTTCACGGTGCTGTTCACCGACGGCATGCACGTCTCCTTCCCCTCCCTGCGCGCCGCGTGGCGCAACCCCGCCCGCGCGCTCGGGCTCGGGATGCCGCTCGCGTTCGTCGGCATGGCACTGGTGACGCACTTCCTCGTCGGGCTGGATTGGACGACGTCGTTCCTGGTCGGGGCGGTGCTGGCGCCGACGGACCCGGTGTTCGCCTCGGCGATCGTCGGCCGCAAGGAGGTCCCGGCCCGGCTGCGGCAGCTGTTGAACGTGGAGTCGGGGCTGAACGACGGACTGGCGCTGCCGGTGGTGCTGGTGCTGATCGCCGCCGCCGGACCCACCTCCCCGGGCGCCGAGTCCTCGCTCGGCGCGATCGGCCTGGAACTGGCCGGGGGCCTGGCGCTGGGTGTCGTGCTGCCGATCCTGGTCAACCTGCTGGTGCGCGTACCAGTGCTCGGCGCCGAGGCGAAGCTCCAGCCGCTGCTGCCGCTGGCAACCGGCGTCATCTTGTACGCCGTCTGCCACCTGACCGGCGCCAACCCCTACCTCGCCGCGTTCTCCGCCGGCGCGGTCCTCGCCTCGGTCTCGCCGGAGTCCAAGCACGCCTTCGAACCGCTCGGCGAGGCACTGGCGGAGCTGTCCAAGTTCGCCGCCCTGCTGGTCTTCGGCGCCCTGCTCACCCCACAGCTGTTCGGCGACCTGAGCATCGGCGGATACGTGGCCGTCGGCCTGGCGATCCTGCTGATCCGCCCCGCCTCGCTGCTGATCTCCCTGATCCGCTCTCGGATCGACCGGCGCGAGCAGCTGGTCGCCGCCTGGTTCGGCCCCAAAGGCTTCGCCTCCGTCGTCTACGGCCTGCTCGTCCTGCAGGCCGGCATCCCGCAGGGCCGGCAGGCGTACACCCTGATCGCGGTGTGCATCGCCGTCTCGATCGCGGTGCACTCCAGCTCGGACGTTCCGGTGGCCCGGCTCTTCGACGTCGAGGAGCCGGCCCCGTCGGCCGGCGCCGACGATGGAGCAGGAGCGGCTGCGGCGGATTCGTCGCGCTCGGCACCGACCGGGGCCATCCCCGCCCAGGCGACCGCCTCGTCCCTCTCGAAGGAGCACCCCGATGCGCGCACGTGA
- a CDS encoding YciI family protein, giving the protein MFVVLLRFSDNKSAAGQHMAGHQEWIKRGLDDGVFLLVGSIQPGLGGAVLAHNTSLEELQKRVDEDPFVAHDVVTPEIIEIAPGMADERLSFLL; this is encoded by the coding sequence ATGTTCGTGGTCCTGCTTCGCTTCTCCGACAACAAGTCCGCCGCTGGCCAGCACATGGCTGGCCATCAAGAGTGGATCAAGCGCGGCCTGGACGACGGGGTCTTCCTGCTGGTCGGCAGCATCCAGCCAGGCCTCGGCGGCGCGGTCCTCGCCCACAACACCTCGCTCGAGGAGCTGCAGAAGCGCGTCGACGAGGACCCGTTCGTCGCCCACGACGTCGTCACGCCGGAGATCATCGAGATCGCGCCGGGCATGGCGGACGAGCGACTGAGCTTCCTGCTGTGA
- a CDS encoding SLC13 family permease yields the protein MNNWQAWASLAVFAAAYVLIITEWVHRVAAALGGAGAMLALRATDDEAAFFSTHSGIDWNVIFLLTGMMMIVGVLRRTGLFEYLAIWAVKRARAKPFRVMAMLMIITAVASALLDNVTTVLLVAPVTLLVCDRLKLKAAPFLIAEVFASNVGGMATLVGDPPNIIIASRAGLSFNDFLVHLAPLAVVLTVVLVAMCRLLFRRFFVYDEDRAAEVMSLNEREAIRDPRLLVQGLVVLALVIAGFVLHSVVHYAPSVVALLGAGLLVAISKVEIKDVLGEVEWPTLAFFAGLFIMVGALIETGVIGEVSRALADATGGAPLGSAMLLLWASAVLSAIVDNIPYVATMAPITADLVHTVGDTHGHVLWWALALGADLGGNATAIGASANVVVLGIAERNRQPISFWTFTRYGIPVTAVTIAISALYLWLRYYALA from the coding sequence GTGAACAACTGGCAAGCCTGGGCGTCACTGGCCGTCTTCGCCGCCGCCTACGTCCTGATCATCACCGAGTGGGTCCACCGCGTCGCCGCCGCCCTCGGCGGCGCAGGCGCGATGCTCGCCCTGCGGGCCACCGACGACGAGGCCGCGTTCTTCTCCACCCACTCCGGCATCGACTGGAATGTCATCTTCCTCCTCACCGGGATGATGATGATCGTCGGCGTACTCCGGCGCACCGGCCTGTTCGAGTACCTGGCCATCTGGGCGGTCAAGCGCGCCCGGGCGAAGCCGTTCCGGGTGATGGCCATGCTCATGATCATCACCGCCGTCGCCTCCGCCCTGCTCGACAACGTCACCACCGTGCTGCTGGTCGCCCCGGTCACCCTGCTGGTCTGCGACCGCCTGAAGCTCAAGGCCGCGCCGTTCCTCATCGCCGAGGTGTTCGCCTCGAACGTCGGCGGAATGGCGACCCTGGTCGGCGACCCACCGAACATCATCATCGCCAGCCGAGCCGGCCTGTCGTTCAACGACTTCCTCGTCCACCTCGCCCCGCTCGCCGTAGTCCTGACCGTGGTTCTGGTGGCGATGTGCCGCCTCCTGTTCCGCCGCTTCTTCGTCTACGACGAGGACCGCGCCGCCGAGGTCATGTCGCTCAACGAGCGCGAGGCCATCCGCGACCCTCGCCTGCTCGTCCAGGGCCTGGTCGTGCTCGCCCTGGTCATCGCCGGGTTCGTCCTCCACTCTGTCGTGCACTACGCGCCGTCCGTGGTCGCCCTCCTGGGCGCCGGACTGCTCGTCGCGATCTCCAAGGTCGAGATCAAGGACGTGCTCGGCGAAGTCGAATGGCCCACCCTCGCCTTCTTCGCCGGCCTGTTCATCATGGTCGGCGCCCTGATCGAGACCGGCGTCATCGGCGAGGTCTCCCGGGCCCTCGCGGACGCGACCGGCGGCGCGCCCCTCGGCTCCGCCATGCTCCTCCTGTGGGCCTCCGCCGTGCTGTCCGCGATCGTCGACAACATCCCCTACGTCGCCACCATGGCCCCCATCACCGCCGACCTCGTCCACACCGTCGGCGACACCCACGGCCACGTCCTGTGGTGGGCCCTCGCCCTCGGCGCCGACCTCGGCGGCAACGCCACCGCCATCGGCGCCTCCGCCAACGTCGTCGTCCTAGGCATCGCCGAACGAAACCGACAACCCATCAGCTTCTGGACCTTCACCCGCTACGGCATCCCCGTCACCGCCGTCACCATCGCCATCTCAGCCCTCTACCTCTGGCTGCGCTACTACGCCCTGGCCTGA
- a CDS encoding TetR/AcrR family transcriptional regulator translates to MPDIKHFDPDATLETVEKLFWQQGMASTGIQDIVTATGVGRSSLYATFGGKRDLYLAALRRYLEQRSQPMFGRLADDARGLPAISEFFDALIAARCTGEYARWGCMVSNAHAGAESGDPGVREIVDRHHDRLRDALRAALLTAGASGQLAPGVDPVASADVLALLAYGVNLRSRAGADAHQLQKTAAAALAAVTGRTHA, encoded by the coding sequence ATGCCGGACATCAAGCACTTCGATCCGGACGCGACCTTGGAGACGGTGGAGAAGCTGTTCTGGCAGCAGGGCATGGCCTCGACCGGAATCCAGGACATCGTGACCGCGACCGGGGTCGGCCGTTCCAGCCTGTACGCCACCTTCGGCGGCAAGCGGGACCTCTACCTCGCCGCCCTGCGGCGCTACCTCGAGCAGCGCTCCCAGCCGATGTTCGGCCGGCTCGCCGACGATGCGCGGGGGCTGCCGGCGATCTCGGAGTTCTTCGACGCCCTGATCGCGGCGCGCTGCACCGGTGAGTACGCGCGGTGGGGCTGCATGGTCTCCAACGCGCACGCGGGGGCCGAGAGCGGAGATCCGGGGGTTCGGGAGATCGTGGACCGGCACCACGATCGACTTCGCGATGCACTGCGCGCTGCCCTGCTGACGGCCGGAGCCTCGGGCCAGCTCGCCCCGGGCGTCGACCCTGTGGCCTCCGCCGACGTGCTGGCCCTGCTCGCCTACGGAGTGAACCTCCGCTCCCGTGCCGGGGCCGACGCACATCAGCTGCAGAAGACGGCCGCGGCGGCCCTCGCCGCGGTGACCGGACGGACGCACGCCTGA
- a CDS encoding amino acid permease produces the protein MTFPKTAAPTAAPPIPVARGPRRSVLFFAFAFAVIADPVSSVAYAIEAALHALHGDLGLLLPTMALVVGLVVVVTANYWQLVRRFPKGGGAAAAAGRAFGPRWTFLPIGALVVDFVLTIGISIAAAASAMIALFPGLAPVRIPLALVLLVIVAGLTWFGHGGRLLFAAMTVVFVLAAVAVVVLGFAAPHSIGTAPAHTDPGRSAVFAVVLAFPVAMALATGIEAPSTAIAQLGQLDDTHRRRFGRGTLALLLVIVGGLTLALTALAVKLHIGLPGADSTQIADIAHAAAGPGWLYGAFQLTSSLLLLAAASSSFQAGPGLLKALAGTDERPGVLPPILGHTNKHHTPYWSVVVYLAAAAVIIVAAAGQEQELVLFYAVSVFVSFLVGLLAMTRFARTERKPLLAAVNAIAAAAVAFTLLVNLLRGWPILSLVATLLIGGGLFVRWIRAGSPSGIEDIEAQAEAD, from the coding sequence GTGACCTTCCCCAAGACCGCCGCACCCACCGCCGCGCCGCCGATCCCGGTCGCGCGCGGGCCGCGCCGCTCGGTGCTGTTTTTCGCCTTCGCGTTCGCCGTGATCGCCGACCCGGTCTCATCCGTCGCGTACGCGATCGAGGCCGCCCTGCACGCCCTCCACGGCGACCTGGGACTGCTGCTGCCCACCATGGCGCTGGTGGTCGGCCTCGTCGTGGTCGTCACCGCGAACTACTGGCAGCTGGTCCGGCGTTTCCCCAAGGGCGGCGGCGCCGCAGCAGCGGCCGGGCGGGCGTTCGGTCCGCGGTGGACGTTCCTGCCGATCGGCGCGCTCGTGGTCGACTTCGTGCTGACCATCGGCATCTCGATCGCCGCGGCGGCGAGCGCGATGATCGCCCTGTTCCCGGGTCTCGCGCCGGTCCGCATCCCGCTGGCCCTGGTGCTGCTGGTGATCGTGGCAGGGCTGACCTGGTTCGGACACGGCGGCCGGCTGCTCTTCGCTGCGATGACCGTGGTGTTCGTCCTCGCCGCCGTCGCGGTGGTGGTGCTCGGCTTCGCAGCGCCGCACAGCATCGGCACCGCGCCAGCCCACACCGACCCGGGCCGCTCCGCGGTCTTCGCGGTCGTCCTCGCCTTCCCCGTCGCGATGGCCCTCGCCACCGGCATCGAGGCCCCGTCGACCGCCATCGCCCAGCTCGGCCAGCTGGACGACACCCACCGGCGCCGCTTCGGCCGCGGCACCCTGGCCCTGCTGCTGGTCATCGTCGGCGGCCTGACCCTCGCCCTGACCGCCCTCGCCGTGAAGCTCCACATCGGCCTGCCCGGTGCCGACTCCACCCAGATCGCCGACATCGCCCACGCCGCCGCCGGCCCCGGCTGGCTCTACGGCGCCTTCCAGCTCACCAGCTCCCTGCTGCTGCTCGCTGCCGCCAGCTCCTCCTTCCAGGCCGGCCCCGGACTCCTCAAGGCCCTCGCCGGCACCGACGAGCGCCCCGGCGTGCTGCCGCCGATCCTCGGCCACACCAACAAGCACCACACCCCGTACTGGTCCGTCGTGGTCTACCTCGCTGCCGCCGCAGTGATCATCGTCGCCGCCGCCGGCCAGGAACAGGAACTCGTCCTCTTCTACGCCGTCTCGGTGTTCGTCAGCTTCCTCGTCGGCCTGCTCGCCATGACCCGCTTCGCCCGCACCGAACGCAAGCCCCTGCTCGCCGCCGTCAACGCCATCGCCGCCGCAGCCGTCGCCTTCACCCTGCTCGTCAACCTGCTGCGCGGCTGGCCGATCCTCTCCCTCGTCGCCACCCTCCTCATCGGCGGCGGCCTTTTCGTCCGCTGGATACGCGCGGGCAGCCCCAGCGGCATCGAGGACATCGAGGCCCAGGCCGAAGCCGACTGA
- a CDS encoding STAS domain-containing protein: protein MNRLAWPATVAADWLAGAVATAWIALAIVDQTWFKTSLLVACAWIVQRAGREMRAALQRLRPGRARAPGPRTVLVRLRGTIDTANADQVAHRLRAALRSAPARIEIDLARVPHITPSGSTALLALTRTARETGSEIVIRNAAPQPRAALRAVGLDRLATFQNDEPPHTGGGRA, encoded by the coding sequence ATGAACCGCCTCGCATGGCCCGCCACCGTCGCGGCCGATTGGCTGGCCGGCGCCGTAGCCACGGCCTGGATCGCACTGGCGATCGTGGACCAGACATGGTTCAAGACGTCCCTGCTGGTCGCGTGCGCGTGGATAGTGCAGCGGGCGGGCCGGGAGATGAGGGCCGCACTCCAGCGCCTGCGGCCGGGCCGCGCTCGGGCGCCGGGCCCGAGGACCGTGTTGGTGAGGCTGCGCGGGACCATCGACACCGCCAACGCCGACCAGGTCGCCCACCGCCTGCGTGCCGCGCTGCGAAGCGCGCCCGCCCGGATCGAGATCGACCTCGCCCGCGTCCCGCACATCACGCCGAGCGGAAGCACCGCCCTGCTCGCCCTCACCCGGACCGCCCGGGAGACCGGCAGCGAGATCGTCATCCGCAACGCCGCCCCGCAGCCTCGCGCCGCCCTGCGCGCCGTCGGACTCGACCGCCTCGCCACCTTCCAGAACGACGAACCACCCCACACCGGCGGCGGCCGCGCGTGA